Proteins from a genomic interval of Desulfurispira natronophila:
- the lon gene encoding endopeptidase La: MQDDNHQQPDHEEAQNPSNGSPEGKVDEVEVTEEALLANIPASMPLLPIRDIVVYPFMLLPLFIGRDLSVNAVNKALEGNRYIFLSTQKDPNLEQPQPKDLYATGTIASIIRMLRLPDGRVKVLVQGLRKGTVERFAGNGDGYYEVEVSPFEDLEVNTSGVRTEALVRNVKEQLGQMVQYGRMILPDVMALIDTLTDPGKLADIVAANMSLKVKDAQQVLSEPHPVKRLRRVYEFLSKEIKLLDMQMKIQSEAKGEMDKLQREYYLREQLKAIQKELGEVEDVGEEIRELEEKINKAKMPKDINKEALKQLGRYRRMHQDASEANIIRTYLEWLIDIPWKKKTRDNLDLGKALKILNEDHYGLQDIKDRIIEYLGVKKLKPDMKGPIICFVGPPGTGKTSLGKSIARALERKFVRISLGGVRDEAEIRGHRRTYVGAMPGKIIQSMKTAGTVNPLFMLDEIDKLGYDYKGDPSSAMLEVLDPEQNYSFQDHYIGMPYDLSKVMFICTANNVHSIPSALRDRMEIIELSSYTEEEKLQIARKYLIPRQMENNGIDGSYIDVSEEALKQVIRQYTREAGLRNLERELGKLCRKVAKNVAEGKAKLYRITISNLHRYLGTPKHLPDEEHSEDSIGVANGLAWTQVGGETMLIEVASMVGKGNLMLTGQLGEVMKESAHAALTYAKHLALDLKLKSDIFSKRDYHVHVPAGAIPKDGPSAGITIATAIISEITRTPVHHDVAMTGEITIRGNVLPIGGLKEKALAAARGSVKTIVIPKGNEKDLNDVPKKIRDSLEIHTVKHIREVLEIALTKSLATMEKNGETEPTTKK; encoded by the coding sequence ATGCAAGACGATAACCACCAGCAACCGGATCATGAGGAAGCCCAAAACCCGTCCAACGGTTCCCCCGAAGGCAAGGTCGATGAGGTGGAGGTAACTGAAGAGGCATTGCTGGCCAATATCCCCGCATCCATGCCCTTGCTCCCCATACGGGACATTGTTGTCTACCCATTTATGTTACTCCCCCTGTTTATTGGGCGTGATCTTTCAGTCAACGCAGTCAACAAGGCGCTGGAAGGCAACCGCTATATCTTTCTTTCTACCCAGAAAGACCCTAACCTGGAGCAACCGCAGCCCAAAGACCTCTACGCCACCGGCACTATAGCGTCAATTATTCGTATGTTGCGCCTGCCTGACGGGCGGGTCAAGGTGCTGGTGCAAGGGCTTCGAAAAGGCACAGTGGAGCGTTTTGCAGGCAACGGAGACGGTTACTATGAAGTAGAGGTCAGCCCCTTTGAGGACCTGGAAGTAAACACCAGCGGCGTGCGTACAGAAGCCCTGGTGCGCAACGTCAAAGAGCAGCTAGGGCAGATGGTGCAGTACGGTCGCATGATTCTGCCCGATGTGATGGCTCTCATTGACACACTCACTGACCCCGGCAAGCTGGCCGATATTGTGGCCGCCAACATGTCCCTCAAGGTGAAGGATGCTCAGCAGGTTCTTTCTGAACCCCATCCGGTCAAGCGGTTACGCCGAGTTTACGAGTTTCTCTCCAAGGAGATCAAGCTGCTTGACATGCAGATGAAGATCCAGTCAGAAGCCAAGGGCGAGATGGACAAGTTGCAGCGAGAATACTATCTGCGTGAGCAGCTCAAAGCCATCCAAAAGGAGCTGGGTGAAGTTGAGGATGTGGGTGAAGAGATCCGCGAACTCGAGGAGAAGATCAATAAGGCCAAAATGCCCAAAGATATAAATAAAGAGGCCTTAAAGCAGTTGGGGCGCTATCGCCGCATGCACCAGGATGCGTCCGAGGCTAATATCATCAGGACATACCTGGAGTGGCTCATTGATATTCCCTGGAAAAAGAAAACCCGGGATAATCTGGACCTAGGTAAAGCGCTGAAAATCCTTAATGAAGATCATTATGGCCTGCAGGATATAAAGGATCGCATTATCGAATATCTGGGGGTCAAAAAGCTCAAGCCTGACATGAAAGGCCCAATTATTTGTTTTGTCGGTCCTCCTGGTACCGGCAAAACCTCACTGGGCAAGTCTATCGCACGCGCTCTGGAGCGCAAGTTTGTGCGTATCTCCCTTGGTGGAGTTCGTGATGAGGCTGAAATTCGCGGACACCGTCGAACCTATGTAGGAGCCATGCCCGGCAAAATTATCCAAAGCATGAAGACTGCCGGCACGGTAAACCCCCTTTTCATGCTGGACGAGATTGACAAGCTGGGCTACGACTACAAGGGAGACCCATCCAGTGCCATGCTGGAAGTGCTGGACCCGGAGCAGAACTACTCCTTCCAGGATCACTACATTGGCATGCCTTATGACCTGAGCAAAGTCATGTTTATCTGCACCGCCAACAATGTGCACTCCATCCCCTCCGCCTTGCGAGATCGCATGGAGATCATTGAGCTCTCCAGCTACACTGAGGAAGAAAAGCTGCAGATTGCCCGCAAATACCTGATACCTCGCCAAATGGAGAACAATGGCATTGACGGGTCCTACATTGACGTTTCCGAAGAGGCGTTAAAGCAGGTGATCCGCCAGTACACCCGTGAGGCAGGGTTACGCAACCTGGAGCGGGAGTTGGGTAAGCTCTGCCGCAAAGTGGCCAAGAATGTGGCGGAGGGAAAGGCCAAACTCTACCGCATCACAATCAGCAATCTGCATCGCTACCTGGGGACGCCCAAGCACCTGCCGGATGAAGAGCACAGTGAAGACAGTATCGGCGTAGCCAACGGCCTGGCCTGGACCCAGGTGGGCGGAGAGACTATGCTGATCGAGGTAGCAAGTATGGTGGGCAAGGGCAATCTTATGCTTACCGGCCAGCTGGGTGAGGTTATGAAAGAGTCAGCTCACGCTGCCCTTACCTACGCCAAGCACCTGGCACTGGATCTCAAACTCAAATCTGATATTTTCAGCAAGCGTGATTATCACGTGCATGTTCCAGCGGGAGCCATTCCCAAGGATGGCCCCAGTGCAGGCATTACCATTGCTACCGCCATTATCAGTGAAATCACTCGCACTCCGGTGCACCACGATGTAGCCATGACTGGAGAGATTACCATTCGGGGCAATGTGCTGCCTATTGGCGGGCTGAAGGAGAAAGCCCTGGCTGCCGCTCGGGGAAGCGTCAAGACTATTGTTATTCCCAAGGGGAACGAAAAAGATCTTAACGATGTACCGAAAAAGATACGCGACTCGCTTGAGATCCACACGGTGAAACACATACGCGAAGTCCTTGAGATTGCATTGACCAAATCACTGGCAACGATGGAGAAGAATGGGGAGACTGAACCGACGACGAAAAAGTAA
- a CDS encoding DUF2062 domain-containing protein: MGRLNRRRKSKHMRRVYLRLWRRRLRHYIDPVGWYRRLVYLDAPPKKIAISFAVGVYIAFVPLLGVQTMLSLAAAWLFRLNAVATVSGSLFTNPVTFVPLLWVSFHAGMLLHPFAQAGDFDWSTLDRDNFLAVMKPYIVQLFIGLAAVGLACAAAAYLLTLFLINRYRERNETEEAQQHQNSRHRGR; this comes from the coding sequence ATGGGGAGACTGAACCGACGACGAAAAAGTAAACACATGCGCCGGGTCTACCTGCGCCTGTGGCGTCGCCGTCTGCGCCACTATATCGATCCTGTCGGATGGTATCGGAGACTGGTGTACCTGGACGCGCCTCCCAAAAAGATTGCAATATCCTTTGCAGTAGGGGTATATATTGCATTTGTACCTTTACTGGGAGTGCAGACCATGTTGTCACTGGCGGCAGCCTGGCTTTTTCGCCTCAACGCTGTAGCCACTGTCTCCGGTTCCCTGTTTACCAATCCGGTAACATTTGTGCCTTTGTTATGGGTGAGTTTCCATGCAGGGATGCTACTCCACCCATTTGCCCAGGCTGGGGACTTTGACTGGAGCACTCTGGATCGCGATAACTTTCTGGCTGTTATGAAGCCATATATTGTCCAACTTTTTATCGGGCTGGCTGCTGTGGGTCTGGCTTGTGCCGCCGCAGCCTACCTGCTGACACTCTTTCTGATAAACCGTTACCGGGAGCGAAATGAAACAGAAGAAGCACAACAGCACCAAAATTCTCGCCATAGGGGGCGGTAA
- a CDS encoding P-loop NTPase, whose product MKQKKHNSTKILAIGGGKGGVGKTLIASNIAILLGKYGKNTIVIDADFGCSNLHTCMGMGKPDRSLADFVNKRIPRLDEIPVPTPYENLRLISAHVDIAPLVNMHHGTKTRFINSVKRLVADYVIMDLGAGSTQDRTDMFLMADWGVVVVTPEPTSVENVYSFLKNCIFRMVLRTFKGNDIIKDILKNYAENPQQTFKTRQLVDEIEAFNPEMAQEFREVLKTVRPLIIMNMVREDGDRRVGQGLEDIIRKYLLLDAKFIGYLPYDTAVVQHMREARPVAAADESATSVKSLKNIVGQINFINKNTKNQ is encoded by the coding sequence ATGAAACAGAAGAAGCACAACAGCACCAAAATTCTCGCCATAGGGGGCGGTAAGGGAGGCGTTGGCAAGACCCTCATCGCCTCGAACATTGCCATCCTCCTGGGCAAGTATGGCAAGAACACCATTGTGATTGATGCAGACTTTGGTTGCAGTAACCTCCACACCTGCATGGGCATGGGGAAACCGGATCGCTCTTTGGCTGATTTTGTCAACAAACGCATTCCCAGACTGGATGAAATTCCAGTTCCTACTCCCTATGAGAACCTTCGCCTGATCTCAGCGCATGTTGACATTGCTCCGCTGGTGAATATGCATCACGGCACCAAGACCCGTTTTATAAACTCGGTAAAAAGGCTAGTGGCTGACTATGTAATCATGGACCTTGGGGCCGGCAGCACCCAGGACCGAACTGATATGTTTCTTATGGCTGACTGGGGGGTGGTCGTAGTAACACCGGAGCCCACCAGCGTGGAAAATGTTTACAGCTTTCTCAAGAACTGCATTTTCCGCATGGTACTGCGTACTTTTAAGGGTAACGATATTATCAAGGATATTCTGAAAAACTACGCTGAGAATCCGCAGCAGACCTTTAAAACTCGACAGTTGGTGGATGAAATTGAAGCCTTTAATCCAGAAATGGCCCAGGAATTTCGGGAAGTTCTCAAGACTGTTCGGCCACTGATCATCATGAATATGGTTCGGGAAGATGGCGATCGCCGAGTAGGACAAGGGCTCGAAGATATTATTCGCAAGTATTTACTTCTGGACGCAAAGTTTATAGGATATTTGCCCTACGATACCGCCGTGGTGCAGCATATGCGTGAAGCCCGCCCTGTGGCGGCGGCAGATGAAAGTGCAACCTCCGTTAAGTCCCTGAAGAATATCGTGGGACAAATAAACTTTATTAACAAAAACACAAAAAACCAATAA
- a CDS encoding chemotaxis protein CheW produces MTATDTTQPKRHDERENLDETLQLVGFKLGEEEYCIDILNIQEINKRVYITRVPKAAPFVKGVINLRGKVITVIDLRKRFALPANFDNDTRIMVIDLAHETMGFVVDSVTEVIRIPVGRVDPTPPLIGNVSNEYLLGVGKAQERLLVIIDLNRVVGFKREDGQYYESALERKIKKAHGLIAEELPSASTPKPEKSEAPAPKAAESAPPPPKPEPEVPLTDKSGEDSGDLDDLIAKELEKREAEDAERLAREKAGGAPATSGEESADGQGESEDLDLDDLIAIELKKREAEDAERLAREQEEAAMMVEDFSDGEEVSNLDEEDLDNLDDLIALELKKREAEDAERLAKLKQIEQEPETESSGEEIIASAEESDSRIDELIAQELKKREDENEQRLQEVQEDSSAGKKAEPLGDQELRPPVEVAPEAHQQDIDPLESQLDVPSPMEETADDVPDQQSRKLEYDDVLGDIMGELGRQKDSTEQLLSKHSMRVEDDELQSIWSDAQTDTDDTSTPDDGFSIEEDFFPKGLREVEDHDDLAEWDIDTEFRWPGRYENVAEVDEQGESSEPLDLEEDTGDAELAEVGDGETQQKKKSLSSSSHVSQTVEYLDELLAGNFSSDYQGDPEIGMLFSRIQSLLVATEMTVNTAREEVPAIIGALYDSSKYAERSTNRVLDLSESILRTNNTFQEDFHTTRHDFSGLTAEDRQERIRSLEAEVDGSIDHVFDIMGAMEFQDITKQSIQKLAKKLADFKATLSDMDSLIPLNHDDSEEEGKAYYPQAPATAESGVDIERDQHAVNSLLRELGIE; encoded by the coding sequence ATGACAGCCACTGATACCACGCAGCCCAAGCGTCATGATGAGCGTGAAAATCTGGACGAGACCCTTCAGCTTGTTGGCTTCAAGCTGGGTGAAGAAGAGTACTGCATAGATATTCTCAACATCCAGGAGATTAATAAGCGCGTATACATCACCCGTGTTCCCAAAGCAGCCCCCTTTGTCAAAGGCGTAATTAACCTGCGAGGAAAGGTTATCACGGTTATCGATTTGCGTAAGCGCTTTGCCCTACCGGCTAATTTTGATAACGACACCCGCATTATGGTGATAGATTTGGCCCATGAAACCATGGGCTTTGTAGTGGATAGCGTAACGGAAGTTATTCGCATTCCCGTCGGCCGGGTCGATCCGACTCCTCCTTTGATTGGAAATGTCAGCAACGAGTACCTCTTGGGTGTTGGCAAAGCCCAGGAGCGTTTGTTGGTAATCATTGACCTCAATCGTGTCGTGGGTTTCAAGCGCGAAGACGGTCAGTACTACGAAAGCGCACTGGAACGCAAGATCAAGAAAGCCCACGGCCTGATAGCTGAGGAGCTGCCCAGTGCGTCAACCCCTAAGCCGGAAAAAAGTGAAGCCCCGGCCCCCAAAGCAGCTGAATCAGCCCCCCCCCCACCTAAGCCTGAGCCGGAAGTGCCTTTGACCGATAAAAGCGGTGAGGATTCAGGAGACCTTGACGACCTTATAGCCAAGGAGCTTGAAAAGCGGGAGGCTGAAGATGCTGAACGCCTGGCCAGAGAAAAAGCCGGCGGAGCGCCAGCTACGAGTGGCGAGGAATCAGCCGATGGACAGGGAGAGAGTGAGGATTTGGACCTTGACGATCTCATCGCTATAGAGCTGAAAAAGCGGGAAGCTGAAGATGCTGAGCGCCTGGCCAGAGAGCAGGAAGAAGCAGCCATGATGGTTGAAGACTTCAGTGATGGGGAAGAGGTCAGCAATCTCGATGAGGAAGACCTGGACAACCTTGATGACCTCATAGCCCTGGAGCTGAAAAAGCGAGAAGCTGAAGATGCTGAGCGTCTGGCTAAGCTGAAGCAAATAGAACAAGAGCCGGAAACTGAAAGCAGTGGTGAAGAAATCATTGCCAGTGCGGAAGAGAGTGACTCTCGCATAGATGAGCTTATTGCCCAGGAACTGAAAAAACGAGAAGACGAAAACGAACAGCGCTTGCAGGAGGTCCAAGAGGATTCCTCTGCGGGAAAAAAGGCTGAGCCACTGGGGGATCAGGAGCTTCGCCCCCCAGTGGAGGTTGCTCCGGAAGCTCATCAGCAAGACATTGACCCCTTGGAGTCGCAACTGGATGTGCCCTCTCCCATGGAAGAGACGGCAGATGACGTGCCGGATCAGCAAAGCAGGAAGCTTGAGTACGACGATGTTCTTGGCGACATAATGGGGGAGCTTGGGCGCCAAAAAGACAGTACCGAGCAGTTGCTGAGCAAACACTCCATGCGGGTGGAAGACGACGAACTCCAGAGCATCTGGTCGGATGCACAGACGGACACCGACGATACTTCCACTCCTGATGATGGTTTTTCCATTGAGGAGGATTTTTTCCCGAAAGGGTTGCGTGAAGTAGAGGATCACGACGATCTGGCGGAGTGGGACATTGACACGGAGTTTCGCTGGCCGGGTCGCTATGAAAACGTTGCCGAGGTTGATGAGCAAGGAGAATCCTCCGAGCCGTTGGATCTGGAAGAAGACACCGGGGACGCCGAGCTGGCAGAAGTCGGCGACGGCGAAACCCAACAAAAAAAAAAGTCTCTAAGTAGCAGCTCACACGTCTCGCAGACCGTTGAGTACCTCGATGAATTGTTGGCCGGTAACTTTTCCTCTGACTATCAAGGTGATCCGGAAATCGGAATGCTGTTTTCCCGCATCCAATCGCTACTGGTGGCAACAGAAATGACCGTCAATACGGCCCGTGAAGAAGTACCCGCTATTATTGGTGCCTTGTATGACAGTAGCAAGTATGCGGAAAGAAGTACGAACCGGGTGCTGGATCTCTCGGAAAGTATACTGCGCACCAACAATACCTTTCAGGAAGACTTCCATACGACTCGCCATGACTTCTCTGGCCTTACTGCAGAAGATCGCCAGGAGCGTATTCGCTCCCTTGAAGCAGAGGTTGATGGCTCTATTGATCACGTCTTCGATATTATGGGAGCCATGGAGTTCCAGGACATTACCAAGCAGAGCATACAAAAGCTGGCAAAAAAACTGGCCGACTTCAAGGCAACCCTCAGCGACATGGACAGCCTGATCCCTTTAAACCACGATGACTCAGAGGAAGAGGGAAAGGCCTATTACCCCCAAGCGCCGGCAACTGCCGAAAGCGGTGTCGACATTGAACGCGATCAGCACGCTGTCAACTCTCTGCTGCGGGAACTTGGAATAGAGTAG
- the thrS gene encoding threonine--tRNA ligase codes for MICITLPDETRKEFPQSSVTPFDIAESIGKRLAKDAVAARVDGELRDLGAPIDHNARVEIITPATDDGLDILRHSASHIMAQAVKELFGDEKVKVAIGPATSDGFYYDFDLEHRLTPEDLERIEKRMNEIARQAKGFTCETLSRHEAIDLFARMGEQYKVELLQDIEDETVSVYRQGSFIDLCRGPHVPSTDRAGAFKLLSIAGAYWRGDEKRPMLQRIYGTTFPTEKELKQYLNFLEEARKRDHRKLGKELDLFHFDSAVAVASPFFHPKGTVVYNQLLEFIREMYRHDDYGEIITPQVMDVELWKRSGHYDNYVENMYFTELDGQVNALKPMNCPAHVLTFGAGSRSYRELPVRYADFGRLHRYERSGVVQGLARVRTFSQDDAHIFCRPDQIEGEIKKLIDLILKIYKVFSFEDVAIGLSTRPEKSMGSDEIWQKAEASLVSALKSMDADYHLNEGDGAFYGPKIDFQVHDAIRRQWQLATIQLDFSMPERFGVTYVDEAGQRQSPVMIHRAVLGSLERFMGLYLEHTGGALPFWLAPVQCSIIPVNDEFADFCSHMRQTLKRLGYRAEVDMASESMGKKIRRSQTRKYPFTLVVGQKERENGLFAVRSYGKRDTFECSWQELLELFHQCNHEARQAMGYDIPPVHIIEL; via the coding sequence ATGATCTGCATTACCCTTCCCGATGAAACCCGTAAAGAATTCCCCCAATCGTCTGTTACCCCCTTTGATATAGCAGAAAGTATAGGAAAGCGTTTGGCCAAAGATGCTGTTGCTGCCAGAGTGGATGGTGAGCTGCGGGATCTTGGTGCGCCTATAGATCACAATGCCAGGGTGGAAATTATCACCCCAGCTACCGATGATGGCCTGGATATTCTGCGCCATTCAGCCTCTCATATTATGGCTCAGGCCGTAAAAGAGCTTTTTGGCGACGAAAAGGTGAAGGTAGCTATTGGGCCAGCAACCAGTGACGGCTTTTACTACGACTTTGATCTTGAGCATCGCCTGACACCAGAGGATCTGGAGCGCATAGAAAAACGCATGAATGAAATAGCTCGCCAGGCCAAAGGCTTTACCTGCGAGACCCTGAGCCGCCATGAGGCTATAGATTTGTTTGCACGCATGGGTGAGCAGTATAAGGTAGAGCTACTGCAGGATATTGAAGACGAGACTGTTAGTGTCTACCGACAGGGAAGCTTTATTGACCTTTGCCGCGGTCCCCACGTACCCAGCACTGACCGGGCCGGAGCCTTTAAGCTGCTGAGCATTGCTGGAGCCTACTGGCGCGGTGATGAGAAGCGCCCTATGCTGCAACGCATCTATGGCACAACATTTCCTACGGAAAAAGAACTCAAGCAGTATCTAAACTTTCTGGAGGAAGCTCGGAAGCGGGATCATCGTAAGCTGGGCAAAGAGCTGGATCTTTTTCATTTTGACTCTGCCGTGGCAGTAGCGTCCCCATTTTTCCACCCCAAAGGAACCGTAGTTTACAATCAACTACTGGAGTTTATTCGTGAGATGTATCGCCACGACGACTACGGTGAGATTATCACCCCACAAGTAATGGATGTGGAGCTTTGGAAGCGCAGCGGTCACTACGATAACTACGTGGAAAACATGTACTTCACAGAGCTCGACGGGCAGGTTAATGCTCTTAAGCCCATGAACTGTCCTGCTCATGTACTGACCTTTGGTGCAGGAAGCCGCTCGTACCGAGAGTTGCCGGTGCGCTACGCAGACTTTGGACGCCTGCATCGCTACGAGCGCAGTGGCGTTGTTCAGGGCTTGGCCAGGGTGCGAACTTTTAGCCAGGATGATGCTCACATTTTCTGCCGCCCCGATCAAATAGAGGGTGAAATAAAAAAACTGATTGACTTAATCCTCAAAATTTATAAAGTATTCTCTTTTGAGGATGTTGCCATTGGTCTTTCCACACGCCCCGAAAAGAGTATGGGGAGTGACGAGATATGGCAAAAAGCTGAAGCTTCGCTGGTAAGCGCCCTCAAGTCCATGGACGCTGACTATCACCTCAATGAGGGCGATGGCGCCTTCTATGGGCCCAAGATCGACTTTCAGGTCCATGATGCTATTCGCCGTCAGTGGCAGCTAGCAACCATTCAGCTGGACTTTTCCATGCCAGAGCGCTTTGGGGTCACCTATGTCGATGAAGCTGGGCAGAGACAGAGCCCCGTCATGATACATCGGGCGGTGCTTGGCTCACTGGAGCGATTCATGGGTCTCTACCTGGAGCACACAGGAGGAGCATTACCTTTCTGGCTGGCACCAGTACAGTGCAGTATCATCCCAGTCAATGATGAGTTTGCCGACTTTTGCAGTCATATGCGTCAAACTCTGAAGCGCTTGGGGTACCGAGCCGAAGTTGACATGGCTAGCGAGTCAATGGGCAAAAAAATTCGCCGCAGCCAGACCCGCAAGTACCCATTTACTTTGGTAGTAGGGCAGAAGGAGCGGGAAAACGGACTCTTTGCTGTTCGCTCTTACGGAAAGCGGGATACTTTTGAATGCTCTTGGCAGGAATTGCTGGAGCTCTTTCATCAGTGCAATCACGAAGCAAGACAGGCCATGGGGTACGATATACCCCCGGTCCACATTATTGAGCTCTAA
- the infC gene encoding translation initiation factor IF-3 has product MSKDQRPKINEEVRATQMRVVLEDGEMLGILSRDEALEAARNRGLDLVEVAPAAKPPVCKVMDYGKFSYLQAKKQKEAKKNQKQVIIKEVKFRPKIEEHDYNFKLKHAQRFLEDGAKVKATIMYRGREMAHTELGRDILDKVVADMEGLCTVESPPKLEGRNMSMMLAPVKNK; this is encoded by the coding sequence ATTAGCAAGGATCAACGTCCGAAAATCAATGAGGAAGTTCGTGCAACCCAAATGCGGGTTGTTCTCGAAGATGGCGAAATGCTGGGTATCCTCAGCCGAGATGAAGCGCTGGAAGCGGCAAGAAACAGGGGTCTGGACTTGGTAGAAGTTGCCCCGGCCGCTAAGCCACCGGTATGCAAGGTCATGGATTACGGCAAGTTTTCCTATTTGCAGGCCAAAAAGCAAAAAGAGGCCAAGAAAAACCAGAAGCAGGTTATTATCAAAGAAGTCAAATTTCGCCCCAAAATCGAGGAGCACGACTACAATTTTAAATTGAAGCATGCCCAGCGATTTTTGGAGGACGGAGCCAAAGTCAAGGCGACGATCATGTATCGCGGCCGGGAAATGGCTCACACGGAGTTGGGACGAGATATCCTGGACAAGGTTGTGGCTGACATGGAAGGGCTATGCACCGTTGAAAGCCCACCAAAGCTTGAAGGTCGCAATATGAGCATGATGCTGGCGCCGGTAAAAAACAAGTAA
- the rpmI gene encoding 50S ribosomal protein L35 — protein MYKIKTKRAAAKRFKTTGSGKIRRNQAFMRHILTKKSSKRKQQLRDTALVDAADVSNVKRMIPYG, from the coding sequence ATGTACAAGATCAAAACCAAACGCGCTGCTGCCAAGCGCTTTAAAACCACAGGCAGCGGCAAGATTCGACGCAATCAAGCCTTTATGCGTCATATTCTTACCAAGAAATCCTCCAAGCGCAAGCAGCAACTGCGGGATACTGCCCTGGTTGATGCGGCTGATGTTTCTAACGTCAAGCGCATGATACCTTACGGTTAA
- the rplT gene encoding 50S ribosomal protein L20, with amino-acid sequence MRVKGGFVTRRRHKKVLKLTRGYRGVRKNLYRMANNTLVRALNFAYRDRKVRKREFRRLWIVRINAAVRPHGLSYSRFMYGLKQAQVHLDRKVLADMAVNNPRAFDAVVDKAKSALA; translated from the coding sequence ATGCGAGTTAAAGGTGGATTCGTCACTCGTCGACGTCACAAGAAAGTCCTTAAGCTGACCCGCGGATATCGCGGAGTTCGTAAAAATCTCTATCGCATGGCAAATAACACTTTGGTGCGGGCCCTGAACTTTGCCTATCGCGATCGAAAAGTTCGCAAACGAGAATTTCGTCGCCTTTGGATCGTGCGCATCAATGCTGCTGTACGCCCCCACGGCCTCTCTTACAGCCGTTTTATGTATGGGCTCAAGCAGGCACAGGTGCATCTGGATCGTAAAGTGCTCGCTGATATGGCGGTGAACAATCCCCGTGCCTTTGATGCAGTGGTTGATAAGGCCAAATCTGCACTGGCATAA
- the pheS gene encoding phenylalanine--tRNA ligase subunit alpha, producing the protein MKEELQLLEREALERIQATTSTRELADIRVHYLGKKGQVAQAMQSMKQIDPAERPAMGKVVNSVKSALSQAIEERQAQLQEQEKQQKLQQEQVDVTLPGILPGPQGALHPISRIMHEIIQIFATLGFTVEEGPEIETDFYNFEALNIPPNHPARDMQDTFYVSDEILLRTHTSPVQVRTMLNQKPPVRIIAPGKVYRCDSDLTHTPMFHQVEGLLIDQSTTFADLKGVLEYFCKAMFGEDKAVRFRPSFFPFTEPSAEVDIECVMCQGSGCRVCKETGWLEILGCGMVDPNVFGAVNYDPEIYQGFAFGMGVERITMLKYGINDLRLFFENDVRFLRQYQ; encoded by the coding sequence ATGAAAGAAGAACTCCAGCTTCTGGAGCGCGAAGCTCTGGAGCGCATTCAGGCCACTACATCGACCCGTGAGCTCGCTGACATACGGGTACACTACCTGGGCAAAAAGGGCCAGGTCGCCCAGGCCATGCAGAGCATGAAGCAGATCGATCCAGCCGAGCGCCCGGCCATGGGAAAGGTTGTGAACAGTGTAAAGAGTGCTCTCTCCCAGGCTATCGAAGAGCGTCAGGCACAGCTGCAGGAACAGGAAAAACAGCAGAAGCTGCAGCAGGAGCAGGTTGATGTCACTCTCCCCGGCATCCTGCCTGGTCCCCAGGGCGCTCTCCACCCCATCAGCCGCATTATGCACGAGATAATCCAGATCTTTGCTACCCTCGGTTTTACCGTCGAGGAGGGGCCGGAAATTGAGACGGACTTCTACAACTTTGAGGCTCTCAACATTCCTCCGAACCACCCGGCCCGCGATATGCAAGATACCTTTTACGTCTCCGACGAAATACTCCTGCGCACTCACACCTCGCCGGTGCAGGTTCGCACCATGCTGAACCAAAAGCCGCCGGTTCGCATCATTGCACCGGGCAAGGTCTACCGCTGCGACAGCGACCTGACCCACACCCCCATGTTTCATCAGGTCGAGGGATTGCTGATTGATCAAAGCACCACCTTTGCCGACCTCAAGGGAGTACTGGAGTACTTCTGCAAGGCCATGTTTGGTGAGGACAAGGCCGTGCGTTTTCGCCCTTCCTTTTTCCCGTTTACCGAACCCAGCGCGGAGGTGGACATTGAGTGCGTCATGTGTCAGGGGAGCGGCTGCCGCGTCTGTAAGGAGACTGGCTGGCTGGAGATTCTTGGCTGTGGCATGGTTGACCCCAATGTCTTTGGTGCCGTCAATTACGACCCGGAAATCTACCAGGGCTTTGCCTTTGGGATGGGTGTGGAGCGCATAACCATGCTCAAGTATGGCATCAATGATCTGCGCCTCTTCTTTGAAAACGACGTGCGCTTTCTGCGCCAGTACCAATAA